The Nocardioides luti genome contains a region encoding:
- a CDS encoding adenosylcobinamide-GDP ribazoletransferase yields MGTLTVLRGPAPRCVDRRTAGAAMLIAPLAVLPLGAGVALVLLAGRAAHLPPLVTGMLAVAVLVLGTRAFHVDGLSDTVDGLTASYDRERSLAAMRTGTSGPAGGAAVLLVLGLQATSMAWLAGQARGAVLVGTLVCVSRCALALTCLRGVPAARDDGLGAVFTESVPRLAAATSMLLSFVAVGLVTGWAGLPWWRGVIAVALGLVVTLLLVRRAVRRLGGVTGDVFGAAVELCLATLLVALAGATS; encoded by the coding sequence GTGGGCACCCTGACCGTCCTGAGGGGCCCGGCTCCCCGCTGCGTGGACCGCCGTACCGCAGGGGCGGCGATGCTGATCGCCCCCCTGGCCGTGCTCCCGCTCGGTGCGGGCGTCGCGCTGGTGCTGCTGGCCGGCCGCGCGGCGCACCTGCCTCCGCTCGTGACCGGCATGCTCGCGGTCGCAGTGCTCGTGCTGGGCACGCGCGCCTTCCATGTCGACGGGCTGTCCGACACCGTCGACGGGCTGACCGCCTCCTACGACCGGGAGCGGTCGCTGGCCGCCATGCGCACCGGGACGTCGGGGCCGGCCGGCGGCGCGGCGGTCCTGCTGGTGCTCGGGCTGCAAGCGACGTCGATGGCCTGGTTGGCGGGCCAAGCACGCGGCGCCGTGCTCGTCGGCACCCTCGTGTGCGTGTCGCGCTGCGCGCTGGCGCTCACCTGCCTCCGCGGCGTGCCGGCCGCTCGCGACGACGGACTCGGGGCGGTCTTCACGGAGTCGGTCCCCCGCCTCGCCGCAGCGACCTCCATGCTCCTCTCCTTCGTAGCCGTCGGTCTGGTCACCGGGTGGGCCGGGCTGCCGTGGTGGCGCGGGGTCATCGCCGTCGCCCTGGGTCTCGTCGTCACCCTGCTGCTCGTACGCCGCGCCGTACGCCGCCTCGGTGGGGTGACGGGCGACGTCTTCGGGGCCGCGGTCGAGCTGTGCCTGGCGACCCTTCTCGTCGCTCTGGCCGGGGCCACTTCGTGA
- a CDS encoding cobalamin biosynthesis protein, with product MSRALGLVLGFAADLVFADPGRWHPVAGFGRLAAAAESRWWSPSRGRGVGYAGSLVGAVTLAGALLERSTRARPGSHTLVTAAATWVVLGGSSLDREARGVATLLAADRLTEARQRLTHLVGRETATLTADEVARAVVESVAENTSDAVVAPLVLGAVAGVPGLLGYRAANTLDAMVGHRSERYAEFGWASARLDDLLNLPGARVTALLAALLGPDTGGALTAWRRDSPGHPSPNAGPVEASFAGALSLRLGGTNHYGERTEHRAVMGSGASPTAAAISPALALARRVDFGALAIAVLFTLRTRRPRR from the coding sequence GTGAGCCGCGCCCTCGGGCTGGTCCTCGGGTTCGCCGCCGACCTGGTCTTCGCCGACCCCGGCCGGTGGCACCCGGTGGCGGGCTTCGGCCGGCTGGCCGCCGCTGCCGAGTCGCGGTGGTGGTCGCCGTCGCGCGGCCGTGGCGTGGGGTACGCCGGGAGCCTCGTCGGCGCGGTCACGCTGGCCGGGGCACTCCTCGAGCGGAGCACGCGCGCTCGTCCCGGGTCACACACCCTCGTGACCGCGGCTGCGACCTGGGTCGTGCTCGGAGGCTCCTCGCTGGACCGCGAGGCCCGGGGTGTCGCGACTCTTCTCGCGGCCGATCGGCTGACCGAGGCGCGGCAGCGGCTCACCCACCTGGTCGGCCGCGAGACCGCGACGCTCACCGCCGACGAGGTCGCCCGGGCGGTGGTCGAGTCGGTCGCCGAGAACACCTCGGACGCCGTGGTGGCCCCGCTCGTGCTCGGTGCGGTCGCGGGCGTGCCCGGGCTGCTCGGGTACCGCGCCGCCAACACGCTCGACGCGATGGTCGGCCACCGCAGCGAGCGGTACGCCGAGTTCGGCTGGGCCTCCGCCCGGCTCGACGACCTGCTCAACCTCCCGGGCGCGCGGGTCACCGCGCTGCTGGCCGCGTTGCTCGGACCCGATACCGGTGGCGCGCTGACGGCCTGGCGTCGAGACTCACCGGGACACCCCAGCCCCAACGCCGGACCGGTCGAAGCCTCGTTCGCGGGTGCTCTGAGCCTCCGCCTCGGCGGCACCAACCACTACGGCGAGCGCACCGAGCACCGGGCCGTGATGGGGTCCGGCGCGAGTCCGACGGCAGCGGCCATCTCCCCCGCACTGGCCCTGGCCCGACGCGTCGATTTCGGCGCCCTCGCGATCGCAGTGCTGTTCACGCTCCGGACCCGCCGACCCCGCCGGTAG
- the cobU gene encoding bifunctional adenosylcobinamide kinase/adenosylcobinamide-phosphate guanylyltransferase, which produces MKVLVTGGVRSGKSGHAEGLLKHEESVTYVAPGPTPVDDPDPDWAARITAHRARRPATWTTLESRDLAAALSLDGAVLVDCLGTWLAAILDEAKAWELPSDEVRALVDSRVETAVAALASASGPVVLVTNEVGLGVVPEHRSGRLFRDVLGTVNQRLAAACDEVHFVVAGRALVL; this is translated from the coding sequence GTGAAGGTGCTGGTGACCGGGGGCGTCCGGTCCGGGAAGTCCGGCCACGCCGAGGGCCTGCTGAAGCATGAGGAGTCGGTCACCTACGTCGCTCCGGGGCCGACCCCTGTCGATGACCCCGACCCGGACTGGGCCGCGCGCATCACCGCGCACCGAGCACGCAGACCGGCGACCTGGACCACGCTGGAGTCACGCGACCTGGCTGCCGCGCTCTCGCTGGACGGAGCGGTGCTCGTGGACTGCCTGGGCACCTGGCTCGCGGCCATTCTCGACGAGGCGAAGGCGTGGGAACTACCCTCGGACGAGGTGCGGGCCCTGGTCGACTCCCGGGTGGAGACGGCTGTGGCGGCCCTGGCTTCAGCGTCGGGCCCGGTCGTGTTGGTCACCAACGAGGTCGGCCTCGGCGTGGTTCCCGAACACCGCTCCGGGCGTCTCTTCCGCGACGTGCTCGGCACCGTGAACCAGCGCCTGGCGGCCGCCTGCGACGAGGTCCACTTCGTGGTGGCCGGGCGGGCGCTGGTGCTCTGA
- a CDS encoding cobalt-precorrin-6A reductase, which produces MSVLVLGGTAEARDLAARLLEAGVPVLSSLAGRVQQPRLPVGDVRVGGFGGAMGLREHLVNAGHHAVVDATHPFAAQISAHAAQGCASAGVPLLRLQRPGWLTSPGAADWHWVDGHGEAARVAATLGERPFLTVGRQSLADFTRTLADLEAMARVVDDPGTVPTRWRLLLDRGPFGLDAELEVMREHHSDVLVTKDSGGSYTRPKLDAAAQLGIPVVVVRRPAAPSGVRTVPDVDQAVTWVRSLP; this is translated from the coding sequence ATGAGCGTGCTCGTGCTCGGCGGCACCGCCGAGGCACGTGACCTGGCGGCCCGGCTGCTGGAGGCGGGGGTCCCGGTGCTGTCGTCGCTGGCGGGACGGGTGCAGCAACCGCGGCTGCCGGTGGGGGACGTCCGGGTTGGCGGCTTCGGCGGGGCGATGGGTCTCCGCGAGCACCTCGTGAACGCCGGACACCACGCCGTCGTCGACGCGACGCACCCGTTCGCCGCCCAGATCTCGGCCCACGCCGCGCAGGGCTGCGCGAGCGCGGGAGTCCCACTGCTGCGGCTGCAGCGCCCCGGCTGGTTGACCAGCCCCGGGGCCGCGGACTGGCACTGGGTCGACGGTCACGGCGAGGCCGCGAGGGTGGCGGCGACCCTCGGCGAGCGGCCGTTCCTCACCGTCGGACGACAGTCGCTCGCCGATTTCACGCGCACGCTGGCCGACCTCGAGGCAATGGCGCGGGTGGTCGACGATCCCGGGACGGTGCCGACGCGCTGGCGGCTGCTGCTCGATCGCGGCCCGTTCGGTCTCGACGCCGAGCTGGAGGTGATGCGAGAGCACCACAGCGACGTGCTGGTCACCAAGGACTCCGGCGGCTCCTACACGCGTCCCAAGCTCGACGCGGCCGCCCAGCTCGGGATCCCGGTGGTCGTCGTACGCCGCCCGGCCGCGCCGAGCGGCGTACGCACCGTGCCCGACGTCGACCAGGCCGTCACCTGGGTGAGGAGCCTGCCGTGA